A section of the Amblyomma americanum isolate KBUSLIRL-KWMA chromosome 2, ASM5285725v1, whole genome shotgun sequence genome encodes:
- the LOC144121060 gene encoding tRNA (uracil-5-)-methyltransferase homolog A has product MSTSDNHDGPAELAQDSTDESRTCTDCPTSESTCTSETTLETNDDVTSNDNASAEHTASEEADEVHDPYFYTKRDEFTSEVHKIEIGNLPKIFGHGQLKKLLSKTLQLSPHKIKIVNNAKFAFVSFRSEEDRENALQKIQGYKFKGCTLTVKKANPMADPLIQKRKLGEAEDVTPQKKLCDETSIAERIKESVASWSDLPYEQQLQQKEEQMRKIMVKYARKLEQVNPGLKRWISKQREAHKLGVCPLETIKASPVVDGYRNKNEFTVGRHLETGEATVGFRISSYRQGSMSVASADELSNIPESAKKVAKCFQDYVQQSGKEPFNPETHEGYWRQLTVRTTKQGHIMAIAVIHPQALTEEEISEEKEKLRNFFTDGPGKSSGITSFHFQRFDKKRSDEEQPEYEHVFGTEDIEESLLGLIFQVSPDAFFQVNTPAAEVLYRTAEEVAGLTSDTTLLDVCCGTGTIGLSLASKVNKVYGIEVCKRAVQNAKRNAELNGIKNASFVQGKAEDVIQDVIRTVRDCNEIVAIVDPPRQGLHNKVLRTLRATASIKKLVYVSCNPNGALQNFLDLARAASNNYKGDPFVLTRAVPVDMFPHTPHCELVLLMERLSA; this is encoded by the exons ATGTCAACTTCAGACAATCATGATGGCCCAGCTGAATTGGCGCAAGACTCAACTGACGAAAGTAGGACTTGCACCGACTGTCCGACTTCGGAGAGTACATGTACTAGTGAAACCACCTTAGAAACTAACGACGATGTTACCAGCAATGACAACGCGAGTGCTGAACATACAGCTTCCGAGGAAGCAGACGAGGTGCACGACCCCTATTTCTACACCAAAAGAGATGAGTTCACCTCAGAAGTTCACAAGATTGAAATTGGCAATCTCCCCAAGATTTTCGGGCATGGA caACTGAAGAAACTCCTGTCAAAAACACTGCAATTGAGTCCTCACAAAATTAAAATCGTCAACAACGCGAAGTTCGCTTTCGTGTCGTTCAG GTCCGAGGAAGACCGTGAGAACGCTCTGCAAAAGATTCAAGGCTACAAGTTCAAAGGGTGCACACTGACAGTCAAG AAAGCAAATCCCATGGCAGATCCACTGATACAAAAGCGAAAACTTGGCGAAGCTGAAGATGTCACACCACAGAAAAAACTGTGTGATGAAACCAGTATTGCGGAAAG GATCAAGGAGTCGGTGGCTTCCTGGTCAGACCTTCCATacgagcagcagctgcagcagaaagAGGAGCAGATGCGGAAGATCATGGTCAAGTATGCCCGAAAACTTGAGCAAGTCAACCCAGGACTCAAACGATGGATCAGCAAGCAACG GGAAGCTCACAAGCTTGGCGTCTGCCCCCTTGAGACCATCAAGGCATCCCCAGTTGTAGATGGCTACCGCAACAAGAATGAGTTCACCGTGGGCAGGCACCTGGAGACAGGAGAGGCGACCGTGGGCTTTCGCATTAGCAGTTATAGGCAGGGATCCATGAGCGTTGCTTCAGCAGACGAGCTCTCAAATATTCCAGAATCGGCAAAAAAGGTGGCCAAG TGCTTCCAGGACTATGTGCAGCAGTCTGGCAAGGAACCATTCAACCCCGAGACGCATGAAGGGTACTGGCGGCAACTGACTGTGCGTACTACCAAGCAAGGACACATCATGGCTATCGCAGTCATTCATCCTCAAGCTCTCACTGAG GAAGAAATCTCGGAGGAGAAAGAAAAACTACGTAATTTTTTCACCGATGGGCCTGGAAAATCGAGCGGCATCACTTCGTTTCATTTTCAGAGGTTTGACAAAAAACGCTCTGATGAAGAACAGCCAGAGTATGAACATGTTTTTGGAACAGAG GACATAGAAGAAAGTCTCCTCGGCCTGATTTTTCAAGTGAGCCCAGACGCATTCTTCCAAGTGAACACACCGGCAGCGGAAGTCCTGTACAGAACTGCAGAAGAAGTTGCTGGGCTCACTTCTGACACAACACTTCTCGACGTGTGTTGTGGCACAGGAACCATTGGACTCTCTCTTGCCTCG AAAGTAAACAAAGTCTATGGCATAGAGGTGTGCAAAAGAGCTGTGCAAAATGCCAAGCGCAATGCTGAGTTGAATG GCATTAAGAATGCCAGTTTTGTGCAAGGAAAAGCTGAAGATGTCATCCAGGATGTAATTCGCACAGTTAGGGACTGCAACGAAATTGTAGCCATCGTGGACCCTCCAAGGCAGGGCCTgc ACAATAAAGTTTTGCGAACGCTTCGAGCCACCGCGTCCATCAAGAAGCTGGTGTACGTCTCGTGCAACCCGAACGGAGCGCTTCAGAACTTTTTAGA CTTGGCAAGAGCTGCATCAAACAACTACAAAGGGGATCCATTTGTGCTGACCAGGGCTGTGCCGGTGGATATGTTCCCGCACACACCACACTGTGAGCTTGTGCTACTCATGGAGCGTCTCAGTGCCTGA